CAGAAATCCACAAAAAAAAGTTACATTTATTGAAGTAAAAGATGGAAAACTTACTTTAAAAGAAAAATTTTAATTTAGAAAATTTGTAAATATAATTTTTTTTAAGTTCAATGGTACTAGGATTTTCTTAATACCATTTTGAACTTTTTTAATTTATAAATAAAAAAATTGTAATCGAATTAGTTATAATCGAAGGAGTTTAAGATGTTAAAAAATTTAATTGAACAGACGATCAATGGTCTTCAGACTGGAAGTATTTATGCATTGATTGCTCTGGGATACACAATGGTTTATGGAATCGTAAAACTTATAAACTTTGCGCATGGAGATATACTTATGATAGGAGCATATTTAACTTTTATTGCTGTGTCAAATGGTATGCCACTTATAATTGCAATACTTTTATCAATTGTTTTTTGTGCTATTCTAGGTGTCGTGATTGATTTTTTTGCGTATAGACCGATTAGAAATGCGCCAAAAATTTCAGCGCTTATAACAGCAATTGGAATGAGTTTTTTACTTGAAAGTGTCGCACTTATAATTTTTGGAGCTACACCAAAAGTAATTGACCAAAAATATATTCCTGGATTTTTGTCAGATAGTAAAAAATTAAATTTGGGAGTCGTTCAAATAAGTATGCTAACTATTTTTGTAATAGTTGTCACTATAATTTGCATGGTTGCGCTAAATTTATTTATTAAGAAGACAAAACTTGGAAAAGCGACTAGAGCGGTATCTCAAGATACAGGAGCAGCACAGTTAATGGGAATAAATGTAAATAAAACAATCGCTATTACATTTGCAATTGGTTCTGGGCTAGGTGCACTTGGTGGAGCGCTTTATGCTATTGTTTATCCGCAAATTGAGCCATATATGGGTATGCTTCCTGGATTGAAGGCGTTTATTGCGGCTGTATTTGGTGGAATTGGAAGTATTCCTGGAGCTATGGTTGGAGGATATGTATTAGGACTTTTAGAAGCATATGTAAAAGGTTCTTTCCTTACAACTTGGGCAAATCCAATAGTTTTTGGAATTTTGATTTTGATACTTATTTTTAAACCAAATGGATTGTTTGGAAAAAATATGAAAGAAAAAGTTTAATTATAGAGAAGAGAAAGGAGGAGAAAAGAGAAAAATGGAAAATAAAGAAAAAAATGAAGTTCAAAATGAAAAAACTGTTTTAGCAAAAAATGAAATTGAAAACAAAAAAAATAAAGAAAATAAAAAAAATATAGAAAATAAAGAAAAGAAAAAAGACAAAGAACAGTCAAAATGGGGAAATTTGAATTATTTTAATAAATTTAAGTTGAAAAATTATGTAGTTACAGTTATTTCAATTATTTTACTTTATGTAGTTTTAAATTTGACAATTGATCCAACTGATATTTTTAGCTACACTCGTGGAATTTATATAACTATTTTAATTTTTGTGCTATTTTCTGTGAGTCTTAATGTATCTGTTGGAATTATGGGACAGCTTAATTTAGGACAAGCTGGATTTATTGCAATTGGTGGATATTCAGCGGCATATATTTCTAAAATATTGGTAAACTACCATTTACCTGTAACAATGCACCTTATTATAACTTCAATATTTGGTGGAATTATTGCGGCAATATTTGGATTTTTGGTTGGAGCAAGTACACTTCGTTTGAGAGGAGATTATCTTGCGATTATTACACTTGCATTTGGAGAAATTATAAAATATATAATTCAAAATTTGGATTTTCTTGGAGGAGCGATAGGACTTGATGTCAATCCAAAAGGAATTTTGACATTTTCAAATGTTTATTTTATTGTTGTAATTTCGATTATTATTGTCGTTATGGCGATGACTTCGAGAAAAGGTAAGGAAGTTATGTCGATTAGAGAAGATGAAATTGCGGCGGAAAATATAGGGATAAGATTAAACCGTGTAAAACTTTATGGATTTACTTTTTCAGCGTTTTTTGCTGGAGTTGGAGGTTCATTGTTTGCTTACAATGTTGGAATTTTGACACCAGATAAATTTGGATTTTTGTTTTCGATAGAAATTTTAGTTATGGTAGTTTTGGGTGGTCTTGGAAGTATAACAGGAGCAATTATTGCAGCAGTTATTTTGACTATGTTAAGTGAATTTTTGAGAGATTTTTCACAGTTTAGATATTTAATTTATTCAATAATTCTTATTATTCTAATGATTTTTAGACCAAAAGGAATTTTTGGAACAAAAGAGTTTACATTTCACGAAACAAAAAAACGACTTAAAGAAATTAGAAATTCAAAAAAATAAAAAATGGGAGATAGAGATATGTCATTACTTAAAACGACTGATTTAGGAATTTCCTTCGGTGGTTTGAGAGCTGTTGACAATGTTAATATTGAAATAAAAGAAGGTGAATTAATCGGATTAATTGGACCTAATGGAGCTGGAAAAACAACAATATTTAACTTGCTTACAGGTGTTTATAAACCGACTGATGGAGATATTACTATAAATGGAACAAGTATTAATAAAAAAACAACTCCGCAAATAGTTGCATCGGGAATTGCAAGAACATTCCAAAATATTAGATTATTTAAAAATTTGACGGTGCTGGAAAATGTAAAATTAGCGCTTGACAGCAGCATGAAATATAATACTTTTGAAGCGATATTAAGACTTCCCAGATTTTGGCGTGAAGAAAAGGAAGTTACAGATAAAGCGCTGGATTTACTAGATATTTTTGATATGGCACAAATGGCTAACATAACTTCAGGAAATTTATCTTATGGACAACAGAGAAAGTTGGAAATAGCAAGAGCTTTGGCGACAAATCCGAAGTTACTTTTATTAGATGAACCTGCTGCGGGAATGAACCCTAATGAGACAAAAGAGTTGATGAAAACAATTAGTTTTATTCGAGATAAATTTAAAATTGCAATTTTGCTTATTGAGCATGATATGGATTTAGTTATGGGAATTTGTGAGAGACTTTATGTGTTAAATTTTGGAAAAATAATAGCGTCAGGACTTCCAAGTGAAATACAGTCAAATAAAGAAGTTATTGCGGCGTATTTGGGAGAATAAGAAAGGAGGAAGAGTTGTGAATATTTTAGAAGTTAATGATTTGAATGTCTATTACGGTGTAATTCACGCTATAAAGAATATTTCATTTCATATAAAAAAAGGAGAGATTGTTTCATTGATTGGAGCAAATGGAGCTGGGAAAACATCAACATTACACGCAATTTCGGGTCTAGTTCCAATAAAATCTGGAGAAATTTCACTAAATGGTGAAAACACGACAAATACTGTCGCTCATAAACTTGTAAGCAAAGGTATGGCTCATGTTCCAGAAGGAAGAAGAATTTTTACAGAACTCACTGTTTTGGAAAATTTGGAGATGGGAGCTTTTATTAGAAATGATCAGGATGGAATAAAAAAGGATATAGAACATATGTTTTCTTTATTTCCTAGACTGGCTGAGCGAAAAAAACAACTTGCTGGAACGATGAGTGGAGGAGAACAACAAATGTTAGCAATGGCAAGAGCGCTTATGTCAAATCCGTCGCTGCTTTTATTAGATGAACCTTCGATGGGACTTGCACCGCTGTTAGTTCAGGAAATTTTTGAAATAATAAAAAAAATAAATAAAGAAGACAATGTCACAATTTTATTGGTTGAACAAAATGCAAATATGGCTTTGTCAGTTGCTGATAGAGGTTATGTTTTGGAGACTGGAAGCATAATTCTAGAAGGAACTGGAAAAGAACTTTTGACAAATTCGGAAATAAAAAAAGCATATTTAGGAGGATAATACCCTCCTATTTTTTAATTTTTCATTATTTTTATTTTTAGATAAATAGTTTGACAAAATAATAATATTATAGTAAAATTATTTGTAATAAAAAAATAAAAAAGAAATTGGTGATAATATGGATATCAAAAATATTTCACAATCGCTTGTAAAAGTTCCACTGTTTAATAGTTACAGTATCTCATCTGTCACTTCATTTTTAAAAGAAACTGAATATCAAATAAAAAATTATAAAAAAAATGAAATTATTTTTTTTCGGGGTGATTTAATTACAAATGTGAATATTTTAATAAAAGGAACTCTTGTTGCTGAAATGCAGAAGTTTAATGGCGATTCCATTGTGATAGGTCATATAAAAACAAGTGAAATTTTGGCACCAGCTTTTATTTTTGGGGAAGATAATACTTTTCCAGTTGATTTAATAGCATTGGAAGAAACAAAGCTGCTTGTGATTGATCGAAATAAATTTTTTAGCTTAATTCAAAAAAATGAAAAATTGCTTTTAAATTTTATTGATGAAATTTCAAATAAAAGTCAATATTTATCGAAGAGAATTTGGTTTAATTTTGTGAATAAAACAATTAGTGAAAAAGTTTTGAGCTATATTAAAAAAAATTCTAAAGATAAAAAAATAATATTTTTTCCTAGCATATCTTTACTTGCAAAAAAATTTGATGTGACACGGCCAGCTCTTTCAAGAGAAATTTCTAGTTTGTGCAAAAAAAATATATTGAAAAAAATAGATAAAAATACTTATTATGTAGATTTTGAAAAATTTCCTAAAAAAAATGTTTGACATTTTTTGTGATAAAAGTTATACTATTTGAGTAAAGAAAATTTTTAAATAAATTAAAAATGGATTTCTGGTCTATTCGATACTAATTATATATTTTTGGGCTTTACTCATTTTTTAATGGGGTCATCTCTTTATAAGACGCTTCAGAAAAATCACGGCGGTAATAAAACTTTGCACGGATCCTGTACCTTTTATAAATATGACTACCACCTGTAACATTTACAGGCAACCAAAAATCAAATTAGAACGGTAGACTGGATTTTTTTATTTGTTTTAATTTTAGATAAAAATAAAAACCGAAGTATTTTTTATACTCCGGATATTTTTTTATCTTTATGTTTTTTAAATGTTTTTAGAAGTTTGAACACCTGTCATCAATTCTTCAATTAGATCTTTGACATGAACTATTTCTTTTAATCTATAGCCATTTGCTCCTGTGAAGAAAAGTCCACTTTGAAGTCTACCTAAATAAGCATCTCCCAAACTATCGGCAATACAGTATCCAACTCTGTTTGCACCTTTTCCACGCTCACAAGGGAAAACGCAGTTACTTATACATTTGATTTTATTAGAATTAGGTTCCAAAGTTTTGATTAAATTTGTCTTTACTGCTCTTCCAGGATAACCTACAGGAGAACTTACAATTACGATATCTTCTTCGTTCGCATTAATCAAGTTTTGTTTAAAGTTTTCACTTGCGTCACATTCGTAAGTACCTATAAATCTTGTTCCCATTTGAACAGCGTCCGCTCCAAGTTCCATTATTTTATGGATATCATCGTTGTTCCAAATTCCTCCAGCTGCAATTATTGGAAAATCTCCCCATTTGTCTCTTTCTTCTTTTATTGGCGGTAGAATTGCTTCTAGTTGATGTTCTGGCGCAAACAATTCGTCGTATTTTGCTCCTTGGTGTCCTCCACTTTTAGGTCCTTCAACGATTACTGCTCCTGGCATTTTTCCAGCGGCTTTCCATTTTTTACAAATAATTTTTAGCGCTCTTGCTGATGAAACGATTGGCACAATTTCGACATCTGGATAATCTTTTACAAGTTTTGGAAGTTCTAGTGGAAGTCCTGCTCCTGTTACAATGATATTTGCTCCAGCTTCAAGTGCGTCTCCTACGACTCTTGCATAGTCGTTAATTGCGTGTAAAATGTTACAGGCTAGAGGTTTATCTCCACAGATTTTTCTAGCATTTTTAAATATTTCGATAAGCGCTTCTCTGTTGTAGGTATTTTCTGTCCCAAGTGGTCTTCCGTTTACTTGTTTTTTTACAAATTTCATATTTTGGTAATATCCTGTACAAATTGCACTTATTGTTCCAAGACAGCCGTTTTTGGCAACATTTCCAGCAAGTCTGTCCCAGCTTATTCCAACTCCCATTCCACCTTGAACGATTGGCTTTTCGATTTCATATTTTCCTATTTTAATTCCTTTTAATTCTCTTTTTTCTTTTACTTCTTTTTTTTCTACTTTTTCTACTTTTTCTACTTTTTCTACTTTTTCAATTTTCTCGATTTTCTCAATTTTTTCCATTTTTTTATCCTCCACAATATTTTTTTGTAAAAATTTTTTATAAAATTATTTTACAAAAGGTGGAGCACGGCTTATTTTTACTCTTGCGTTTTCAGAAATATAGTTAAATTTTATATTTGAGAATAAATAAATTACAACTAAATTTTTTAAGCAGTTTGTAAATTTTTCAATTATTTTTTTTCTTATGTCTTTTTCAATAAAATTTTTATATCCATTGGCACAAAGTTTTTCAAAATTTTGTATCAATTTTTTGACATCGACATTTTCGATAAAAGACAAGTCTATTTCTGACTTTAGAATATGTTCGTCCAATAATTTTAAAAATTTAGTGCTTTTATTAATCAAAATTTTTTTATTTTTTTCATAGAGCAAGGAAATATTTCCTACATTAAAAAAATTTATTTTTGAAAAAATTGTCAAATTATCTTTTTTTATAATTTGTTCAAATAAATTCAAAACATACAATTGAATTATTTTTGAAAGATTCTCAAAACGAAATTTTTCAAACATAAAAAACCTCCTTATTTTAATTTTTTTTTAACAATATAACAGATGTTATTTGTAATAATTATATAACTTTTTTGCTTTTTTTACAAGCAAAAAAATTTTTTAAATATATTGAAAAATTTCTAAAGTCTTTATTTATCAATATTAAGAGATATTTGTTTGATTATAAAATTAAATTTTTTGTTTAAACATCACTAAAAATACGATAAATTGTAAAATACAGCAGACAAGTAGCGCATAATTTTTGAAAAACTGGACTAAAACAGCACATAAAGTTGCACCAATTACAAAAAATGTAATTAATCCAATATAAACCAAAAATTTATAAAAAAATATCTTCTCCTTTGTTTTTATAAATTGAGTCAAAAATTCCATGCTGGAACGCAGATTTCCTGTACACATTGTAGTTGCACCATTTACTCCATGAATTTTTTTAAAACCTTGATACTGGAGCGCAGCAATAAATGAAATTATCACATTAACTAGCATATTTAAGTGATTTGACGGAATAAACGAAATAAAAAACATTACAATTAATTGAATAAGAATGGCAGTATGTTGCCAACGAAAATTTTCATATTTTGTAAATATATGTTTTAAATATTCTGAAAATAAAATTCCAAGCGCAAAGACAAAAATTGGGACAAAATAGGAAAAAGCTTTTTGATAATTTCTTTCAGCAAGATTTAGCGCTAAGTAAACAAGATTTCCAGTCTGCGCATTTGCCAAAACCTTTCCTCTTGTTGTAAAAGTATAAGCGTCTAAAAATCCTCCAACAATGCAAAGAAACATTGCAAGTCTAAATGTTTGCACAGAATCTTTTTTTCTTATAAAAAAAATTTTTTTAAGTTCTCTTTTCATTTTTCTATTTTATTCTCCTTTCAAAAAAACTTTTAATATAAAAATATTTTACCAAACTTTTATATATTTTTAAAGTATAAAATTTTTTAACAAAAAGATAACAAGAAGTCTCCGGCTTTTACAAGCGGGAGATAAATTGCTTTTTTTGTAAAAAAATTGAAAAAAGTATATATCTATGATACAATTTTTGTATAAAATATCGAAGAGAAATCATTAATTATAAAATTTCTAAAGAAATAATATTCAAAATCAAAAGGAGGTGTAATTTTATGAAATATAATTTAGCATTCAAATACAGGATTTATCCAAATAAGGAACAAGAATTGTTGATAAATAAGACTTTTGGATGTGTTCGCTTTGTTTACAATACGATTTTGTATACTGCGAATAAATTTTATGAAGAAACTGGAAAAAATAAAATAATCACACCTGCCAGTTTGAAAAGTGAAAATCAATTTCTAAAAGAAGTAGACAGTCTAGCACTTTCAAATGCTCAATTGAATATAAAACGATCGTTTACGAATTTCTTTCAAAAGAGAGCAAAGTTTCCAAGATTCAAATCTAAAAAGAATAGTGTTAAAAGTTACACGACAAATTGTGTGAATAATTCGATAAGAATTGAAGAAAACAAATATTTGGTTTTGCCAAAATTGAAAAAAGTTAAATTAAAATATCATAGAGAAATACCAAAGTATTACAAGATAAAGTCAGTAACATTGACAAACAGTAATGGAAATTACTATGTTTCCATCTTGACAGAATTTGAAAAAGAAATTCAAAAAGTAGCTAGTAATAATGATAAAGTGATTGGACTTGATTTTTCGATGTCTGAATTATTTGTCAGTTCTGAAAACCAAAGAGCTGATTATCCAAAATATTTTAGGATGTTGGAAGAAGAATTGAAAAAATTACAGAAATCATTATCGAGAAAAGTGAAATTTTCTAAAAATTGGTATAAACAAAAAATGAAAATATCAAAATTACATGAGTATATCAAAAATTGTCGAAGAGATTTTTTGCATAAATTATCGAAAAAATTATCTGAAGATTATAATGCTGTGGTTGTTGAAAATTTGAATATGAAAGTGATGAGTCAGGCATTAAATTTTGGGAAAAGTGTAGGAGATAATGGATGGGGAATGTTTTTGAGGATGCTTGAGTATAAACTGATGTTTTTAGGGAAACAATTTTTGAAGATAGATAAGTTGGTTTCCATCATCGAAAACTTGTAGTAGATGTGGAAATATTAAAGAGGAACTGAAATTATCAGAAAGAAGTTATAAATGTGAGTGCTGTGGAATTGAAATTGATAGAGATTACAATGCGGCACTGAATATAAAA
This genomic stretch from Leptotrichia sp. oral taxon 218 harbors:
- a CDS encoding nitronate monooxygenase family protein → MEKIEKIEKIEKVEKVEKVEKVEKKEVKEKRELKGIKIGKYEIEKPIVQGGMGVGISWDRLAGNVAKNGCLGTISAICTGYYQNMKFVKKQVNGRPLGTENTYNREALIEIFKNARKICGDKPLACNILHAINDYARVVGDALEAGANIIVTGAGLPLELPKLVKDYPDVEIVPIVSSARALKIICKKWKAAGKMPGAVIVEGPKSGGHQGAKYDELFAPEHQLEAILPPIKEERDKWGDFPIIAAGGIWNNDDIHKIMELGADAVQMGTRFIGTYECDASENFKQNLINANEEDIVIVSSPVGYPGRAVKTNLIKTLEPNSNKIKCISNCVFPCERGKGANRVGYCIADSLGDAYLGRLQSGLFFTGANGYRLKEIVHVKDLIEELMTGVQTSKNI
- a CDS encoding branched-chain amino acid ABC transporter permease, with protein sequence MENKEKNEVQNEKTVLAKNEIENKKNKENKKNIENKEKKKDKEQSKWGNLNYFNKFKLKNYVVTVISIILLYVVLNLTIDPTDIFSYTRGIYITILIFVLFSVSLNVSVGIMGQLNLGQAGFIAIGGYSAAYISKILVNYHLPVTMHLIITSIFGGIIAAIFGFLVGASTLRLRGDYLAIITLAFGEIIKYIIQNLDFLGGAIGLDVNPKGILTFSNVYFIVVISIIIVVMAMTSRKGKEVMSIREDEIAAENIGIRLNRVKLYGFTFSAFFAGVGGSLFAYNVGILTPDKFGFLFSIEILVMVVLGGLGSITGAIIAAVILTMLSEFLRDFSQFRYLIYSIILIILMIFRPKGIFGTKEFTFHETKKRLKEIRNSKK
- a CDS encoding branched-chain amino acid ABC transporter permease codes for the protein MLKNLIEQTINGLQTGSIYALIALGYTMVYGIVKLINFAHGDILMIGAYLTFIAVSNGMPLIIAILLSIVFCAILGVVIDFFAYRPIRNAPKISALITAIGMSFLLESVALIIFGATPKVIDQKYIPGFLSDSKKLNLGVVQISMLTIFVIVVTIICMVALNLFIKKTKLGKATRAVSQDTGAAQLMGINVNKTIAITFAIGSGLGALGGALYAIVYPQIEPYMGMLPGLKAFIAAVFGGIGSIPGAMVGGYVLGLLEAYVKGSFLTTWANPIVFGILILILIFKPNGLFGKNMKEKV
- a CDS encoding ABC transporter ATP-binding protein — its product is MLEVNDLNVYYGVIHAIKNISFHIKKGEIVSLIGANGAGKTSTLHAISGLVPIKSGEISLNGENTTNTVAHKLVSKGMAHVPEGRRIFTELTVLENLEMGAFIRNDQDGIKKDIEHMFSLFPRLAERKKQLAGTMSGGEQQMLAMARALMSNPSLLLLDEPSMGLAPLLVQEIFEIIKKINKEDNVTILLVEQNANMALSVADRGYVLETGSIILEGTGKELLTNSEIKKAYLGG
- a CDS encoding YoaK family protein, which produces MKRELKKIFFIRKKDSVQTFRLAMFLCIVGGFLDAYTFTTRGKVLANAQTGNLVYLALNLAERNYQKAFSYFVPIFVFALGILFSEYLKHIFTKYENFRWQHTAILIQLIVMFFISFIPSNHLNMLVNVIISFIAALQYQGFKKIHGVNGATTMCTGNLRSSMEFLTQFIKTKEKIFFYKFLVYIGLITFFVIGATLCAVLVQFFKNYALLVCCILQFIVFLVMFKQKI
- a CDS encoding ABC transporter ATP-binding protein, translated to MSLLKTTDLGISFGGLRAVDNVNIEIKEGELIGLIGPNGAGKTTIFNLLTGVYKPTDGDITINGTSINKKTTPQIVASGIARTFQNIRLFKNLTVLENVKLALDSSMKYNTFEAILRLPRFWREEKEVTDKALDLLDIFDMAQMANITSGNLSYGQQRKLEIARALATNPKLLLLDEPAAGMNPNETKELMKTISFIRDKFKIAILLIEHDMDLVMGICERLYVLNFGKIIASGLPSEIQSNKEVIAAYLGE
- a CDS encoding Crp/Fnr family transcriptional regulator, which translates into the protein MDIKNISQSLVKVPLFNSYSISSVTSFLKETEYQIKNYKKNEIIFFRGDLITNVNILIKGTLVAEMQKFNGDSIVIGHIKTSEILAPAFIFGEDNTFPVDLIALEETKLLVIDRNKFFSLIQKNEKLLLNFIDEISNKSQYLSKRIWFNFVNKTISEKVLSYIKKNSKDKKIIFFPSISLLAKKFDVTRPALSREISSLCKKNILKKIDKNTYYVDFEKFPKKNV